In a single window of the Bacillus clarus genome:
- a CDS encoding DUF3924 family protein: MNTLTIELPKETAEKLNLLKQAYQKKTGAAISESTLVQTLISKEFIQEITPFDLQQYVTGK; encoded by the coding sequence ATGAACACACTAACTATTGAATTACCAAAAGAAACGGCTGAAAAACTCAATTTATTAAAGCAAGCGTATCAAAAGAAAACAGGTGCTGCCATTTCTGAAAGCACACTCGTTCAAACACTTATCTCAAAAGAGTTCATCCAAGAGATAACTCCTTTTGATTTACAACAATATGTAACTGGAAAATAA